The DNA segment GCGGGTTTCTTGGATTCAGACTTCCCTATCCGCAAATTAGGCTTTTCCGAAAACACTACGGAACCTTTAGTAAGAGTGGATAAGCTCGAAGCGGGAGACAGGATCTTCTTAGGATCCGACGGAAGAGACGATATTCTTCTTTACGATCCGAATTCTCCGGAACCTGTGATGAACGAGGATGAGTTCTTATTCTTAAGATTTGTAGAACTTTCAGGCGGGAATCTAGAAGATCTAGAAAGATTGATCACTGCTGCAGGAGAAGTTTCCGACGATCTAAGTCTTTTGAGCATAGGTTATAAAGAAGCTGAAGTTTCCTCAACCCGTACAAAAGCTACCTCGGAAGAATATAACAGACTTTTGCAGATCGGTATCAAAGAATACAAGAAAGGGAATACCGAAAAGACCAAGGAAGTTTTTGCACAAGCATTAGAGATAGACGATTCCGATCCTGCTCTTTATAAACAAATGGCAAGGATCTGCATCAACGCAAAAGAATTCGAAGAAGGTGCAAAATATACGGAGGCTTATCTTTCTAGGATCCCATTCGACAACGAGTATATCTTCTATCTTTCCTATTGCCTTAGAAAGACCAAGGATTACTGGAAGTCTTTGGAATTCTCAGAAAAACTCAGATCCAGAGAACCCGAAAATATTAGAAACCTAAAACATTTGGTGGCTCTATACAGACTTACCGGAAATCGAATGAAGTTCAGGGCTACCATGTCCGTTCTGAAATTGATCCTGGCGGGCTCGGATCCTAAGGCAAATAATTCTTCGGAACCTGCATTGGTTTGATTTTTTTCGTTTTCTAGGAGACCTAGATCCGTCCAAATTGGTAATCCATGTCGGCGGAAATGCGAAAAAAGATCCAATCTGTTCTTGTAGTTATCAAAAGAACAAAGTACGAATTAGATCTGGAGAGTTACGGCTCTCTGGATGAATTTAAAAGAGTAGCAGAGATCCAAAACGATTCCTTCTCTCGGATCTACAATTCCCATCTCAGGCAGATCCAAAGCAGAGAAGAATTAAAACGTACTTTCCCGAACGGAAAGTTTATCTTTAGAGAAGAATTAGAAAATATAGATATTGCGGGTTACGATCTGGTGATTGCGTTAGGCGGGGATAACCATTTCACTTACGTAGCACATCATGCCTTGGACAATTTAGTTCTGGGATGTAATTCGGATCCTGAAACTTCAGTAGGTGCACTTCTATCCTTTCATACCTCCGACATCTCGAAGGCAGTTTCCAATAATTGGGAAAATATACTCATAGAAGAATGGCCTAGGATCAATGTTAGGATAGAATATCCGAACGGCCAAGCCATCGAGACATTCCAAGGGATCAGCGAAATTTCTATCCGAAATAATAGTCCCGATCTAACCAGCAGATTCCTGATCTCTCATGATCAAGTCTCGGAAGAACAGAAATGTTCGGGCCTTCTGGTGTATACCGGAGCGGGTTCTACCGGTTGGGTTATGTCTTGCGAAAATAAAGACGTAAGCTTTGACAAGCAGGAGCCCTATTTCAAAGTGTACTGTAGAGAGTTACGTAAGAAGGAAAGTTTCCAGTACAAGCTGGATCACTTTACGGTTCGCAACTCTTTCCGTCTAATATCAGAAATGCGCGGAGGGATCTCGATCGATTCCTTGGCGGAACGTATTTACGATTTCCCTCCCGGGGCCAAAGCGGACTTTTCCGTTTCTCCGGAAAGATTGCGGGTGGTGGTGCAAAAACATGGATAGTTTAAAAATTCTAGAACAGGATGCCGGCAAAGAGATCAGAGTATATTTGGTTTCCGGCCGACTAGACGAATCCACCTTCCCTCTATTTAAGGAAAAAGTATTGGATGTATCTCATGCAAACAATACTGTATTAAACTTATCCGATCTTAAATATGTTTCTAGTTCAGGTATTCGTGCAATCTTCGAATTAAAGAACAGACTTACCAGCGAAGGTAAAAAATTACTTCTCACAGAAGCAGGAGAGAAGGTCATACAGATCTTCAATCTATTAGGTCTTTGGAAACCTTTCGCTCACTTCGAAAAAGAAGAAGACGCAATCGCTGCCTGTCTTAAAAACTAAGTCCTTCTGATCGCAACCACTCCCGGTCTAGGTATGTCCCCTTTCGTTCTAGCAGGCCAACGACTTGTAGGAACATCATAATCCTTTGTATCTTCTCCAGGATGTTGCACGGATAAGAACAAAAACTCTTCGTCAGGTGTGAACCAAGGGCCTGTAAGTTCCGCACCGATCGGAGCGGATGCAAATTGGAATGCTTTTCCTGCATCTTCTCCGCTTGTAGGAATAAAGAACATAC comes from the Leptospira dzoumogneensis genome and includes:
- a CDS encoding NAD+ kinase, with amino-acid sequence MSAEMRKKIQSVLVVIKRTKYELDLESYGSLDEFKRVAEIQNDSFSRIYNSHLRQIQSREELKRTFPNGKFIFREELENIDIAGYDLVIALGGDNHFTYVAHHALDNLVLGCNSDPETSVGALLSFHTSDISKAVSNNWENILIEEWPRINVRIEYPNGQAIETFQGISEISIRNNSPDLTSRFLISHDQVSEEQKCSGLLVYTGAGSTGWVMSCENKDVSFDKQEPYFKVYCRELRKKESFQYKLDHFTVRNSFRLISEMRGGISIDSLAERIYDFPPGAKADFSVSPERLRVVVQKHG
- a CDS encoding STAS domain-containing protein, which produces MDSLKILEQDAGKEIRVYLVSGRLDESTFPLFKEKVLDVSHANNTVLNLSDLKYVSSSGIRAIFELKNRLTSEGKKLLLTEAGEKVIQIFNLLGLWKPFAHFEKEEDAIAACLKN